A region from the Sebastes umbrosus isolate fSebUmb1 chromosome 18, fSebUmb1.pri, whole genome shotgun sequence genome encodes:
- the tdrd6 gene encoding tudor domain-containing 6 isoform X5: MRGDESWVAGIHETAKMSSILGLPTRGSDVTILITRVHLHPLCVLVEFWGKFSQERTADYECLAKDIQSPGNTFQEFEGNPGDQCLAQIDGSWYRSRIVSRNGPKYSVFLFDKGRTCSTTTSKLAWGKKKNFDLPPEVEFCLLANVLPLSPENRWSPVALEFLKSLSGKTVKGQVQDVLVAHRTFLLHIPCISKQMYEMGIAKRLSPDLFQDFVLMSLQSQSGAEVSPETQISMAAGDRLHKKELYMYPELPAGTVETVIVTEVTNPQRIFCQLKVFSQELKNLSGQITQRCEGRMTNCIVGPEMIGFPCAARGSDGRWYRSVLQQVCPSNKVVEVLNVDFGTKQFVQVQNVRPLASEFFRMPVVTYICSLHGIIDKGVGWTTSQIDYLRSLLLHKIVIAKFEYQSISEGVHYVTLYGAESANINNLFGSKESEGEKTLGDYAIRTTAYSRKPPAQQESNQRKMITPGNGVEEKEGKGIVAKLPAGDLPLNSSHVAVVQHVLDPSEFWIQTQNYANELDELMDSIYHLYKESVNKHVVRNPTVGLYCAAKAEDGEFYRATVAEVAETQIKVFFVDYGNTEVVDRSNIRTLPDELKKLPCLSLKCTLAGVRPKDGRWSRSACDFFIKAVTDKVLTVHVTAKYDEGYVVQLTDPKAQGERDLGTLMCSSGLAERAETQRQPKAKMTARPAILPQFPDARLSGVHVDKGMPFETTLKTIGPAGNEKRILTFKEHMFPTGSVLDVSVSYIESPNDFWCQLVQNAGHLKLLMHDMQAHYAGSEFQPNVETACVARHPDNGMWYRAIVIHKHETPDVDVLFVDYGQTETVSLYDLRRISSQFLALQGQAFRCSLLNPVDPTSALNEWNEEAVARFHSFVETAASNFVILKCTIYAVMYSEQKILFNVVDLETPFESVCTSMVNLVKGAPPKNAAGPPFRLDTYYYSTHNVKTGTEEQVTVTCVNNVSQFYCHLKRNADVINDLKTKVSNLCHQLETVKLPTVFGTLCFAKYTDGQWYRGQIKATKPAILVHFVDYGDTIEVEESDLFPVPREANDIMSVPVQAVVCSLSDVPVDVPSEVNRWFETSATECKFRALVVAREPDGKLLVELYHGNTQINSKIKKMFQIEMHTEENVVHQGRRALEASANHAKKTLKVVPKQAAEMGNHTQTIHTDVSATKPARQMRNGGMNLQPAPKPLRNVCENGQKVRAAPLELYIPPHQRQSCTGTPSNTGNGSEPTGAYFKSRKSLPTEIEQLKSKSPDTESAKESNAEKFPKLADLPSNSITSDMEEDVYLSHCNSPLSFYVQLVREEDGIFSLVEKLNDPKSTPQTNDVKDVHPGDLVQAEFADDSSWYRAVVREIHGKTMALVEFVDFGNTAMMPISEMGRLQKSFLQLPMYSIHCILSEAAGIGKEEVLDPEVVSAFKEDIGGVGEKVLMCHFIRQLGSAWEVHLEDRGVNITCKVPTRCSTEKLEQAKEQPTQNSDIRNMPENSERSLLNSCSLCYHQQEFLEGHKLEVYITAVNNAQTFWSQPADSEELDKITSSVSEVGDAADRKPIDPGSLSPGRPCIALFSDDDFWYRAEVIDKDGDELSVLFVDYGNKSQVNVTDVREMPPDLIDTPPQAFLCELEGFDASCGYWDSGAVDELSALTTDKALQLTVTKVTREEGKVKCFVRMECEGQVINEALKTWWKSSIEENEPAETPLQCDSIGKETALPEDQLEYPEGQDMDTADACIHPKRDHSEKHSTGKLVDPHADILPCDSGIDETMLSPLDNKGDQGILDLSYDKSAVETHKSTEEEEFSVMDIIGPHDLNSPLDENPREAMVESEIATTDLESLPGEVHTDSMESSFDIIHFTGPTEAKDDSKVTIARHNSLTSMTTVKMVSREAFRPREEHNISEDFKQIKTELTLPSCVLPAFDTRTEQEIATEDGVPKEVPCVTTHYENDLKTGQETMAHHKDAYSALLADSDTAASEPQTCTAPSQDLGDRVEEATCSVEEEAATCSAEEVADCFVEEAAATCSVEEEVTCLVEDEAATRSVEEEATCSFEEEATYSFEEEATYSFEEDKTCSFEEKATGSFEEEATCSFEEVKTCSFEEDKTFSFKEDKTCSFEEDKTCSFEEEATGSFEEEATCSFEENKTCSFEEEATGSFEEEAAGCVEEEATGPVEEEATGSIKEKTTGSVEEEATGSVEEGATCSVHEEEATGSVVEEEATCFVVEEEMTCSFEETCLTDVCIDPNEPRDDGEVTSARDDCLSSMTAEEMVQNESLLPRRELPQQLTEAPSENETGDLSLQDEAMHNKNNSVTEDEISALHEDEHFALPSDHEPQAFTVPCPHLSDLVEEVTCLVREICLRDDCRDPPREAEREEMEQLVHTPPYPNEDFSDGVLEREMSSSADDSFEAQLSRITHLSLIINDSSDDLLLVERQPEE, encoded by the exons ATGAGAGGTGACGAATCATGGGTAGCTGGAATTCATGAAACTGCCAAAATGTCTTCAATCCTAGGACTCCCTACACGAGGGTCAGATGTAACAATTCTCATTACCAGGGTCCACTTGCATCCCCTTTGTGTGCTTGTGGAGTTCTGGGGGAAATTTAGCCAGGAGAGGACGGCAGATTATGAGTGCCTTGCCAAAGACATTCAATCTCCTGGAAACACATTTCAAGAGTTTGAAGGAAATCCTGGTGACCAGTGTTTGGCTCAGATAGATGGATCTTGGTACAGGTCCCGCATAGTCTCAAGAAATGGCCCGAAATACAGTGTGTTTCTCTTTGACAAAGGGAGGACATGTAGCACCACCACAAGTAAGTTGGCATGGGGTAAGAAGAAGAACTTCGACCTGCCACCCGAAGTGGAATTTTGCCTGCTGGCTAATGTGTTACCACTCTCGCCTGAGAACAGATGGTCTCCAGTGGCTCTCGAATTTCTGAAATCTCTCTCTGGGAAGACTGTGAAGGGACAGGTGCAAGATGTACTGGTGGCGCACAGAACATTTCTCCTCCACATCCCTTGCATATCCAAGCAAATGTATGAGATGGGAATTGCCAAGAGGCTGTCTCCAGATCTGTTTCAGGACTTTGTCCTTATGTCACTGCAGTCCCAGAGTGGAGCTGAAGTGTCTCCAGAGACTCAGATCTCCATGGCAGCAGGTGATCGACTGCACAAGAAAGAGCTCTACATGTACCCAGAGCTGCCAGCAGGAACTGTGGAGACCGTCATAGTCACAGAGGTGACAAATCCGCAGCGGATCTTTTGCCAGCTGAAGGTCTTCTCACAAGAGTTGAAGAACCTCTCAGGGCAAATCACACAGCGCTGTGAGGGCAGAATGACCAACTGCATTGTAGGTCCAGAAATGATTGGGTTTCCGTGCGCTGCAAGAGGAAGTGATGGCAGGTGGTACCGCTCTGTTCTACAACAGGTATGTCCATCCAACAAAGTGGTGGAAGTTTTGAATGTTGACTTTGGAACAAAACAGTTTGTTCAAGTCCAGAATGTAAGACCACTGGCTTCAGAGTTCTTCAGGATGCCCGTTGTGACTTACATCTGTTCCCTCCATGGAATCATTGACAAAGGGGTTGGATGGACAACCAGCCAGATCGACTATCTCAGGTCCCTTCTTCTGCACAAGATAGTGATTGCCAAATTTGAGTACCAAAGCATCTCTGAGGGCGTTCACTATGTCACGCTCTATGGAGCTGAAAGTGCAAACATTAACAACCTGTTTGGTTCCAAGGAGAGCGAGGGGGAAAAAACACTTGGAGATTATGCGATCCGCACTACTGCATACAGCCGCAAGCCTCCagctcagcaagaaagcaatcAAAGAAAGATGATAACTCCTGGGAATGGTGTAGAGGAAAAAGAAGGGAAAGGAATAGTAGCGAAGTTGCCAGCTGGAGACCTCCCTCTCAACTCCTCACATGTGGCAGTTGTCCAGCACGTACTTGACCCATCAGAGTTTTGGATCCAAACACAGAACTATGCAAATGAGTTAGATGAACTGATGGATAGTATCTACCATCTGTACAAAGAGTCAGTGAATAAACATGTGGTGAGAAATCCAACTGTTGGGCTCTACTGTGCTGCTAAGGCAGAAGATGGCGAGTTCTATCGAGCAACTGTGGCTGAAGTTGCTGAAACACAAATCAAGGTGTTCTTTGTTGATTATGGAAACACCGAAGTGGTTGACAGGAGTAACATCAGGACCCTTCCTGATGAGTTGAAAAAGCTGCCATGTCTTTCACTGAAATGCACCCTGGCAGGTGTCAGGCCAAAAGATGGGAGATGGAGTCGAAGTGCCTGTGACTTTTTCATCAAAGCAGTCACAGATAAAGTACTGACTGTACACGTGACGGCAAAATATGACGAGGGCTATGTTGTCCAACTAACAGATCCTAAAGCACAGGGAGAAAGAGATCTTGGTACGCTGATGTGTAGTTCTGGCCTTGCTGAAAGGgctgagacacagagacaacCCAAAGCCAAAATGACCGCGCGACCTGCCATTCTGCCACAATTTCCTGATGCCAGGCTCTCAGGTGTACACGTGGACAAAGGAATGCCTTTCGAGACAACCCTAAAGACAATTGGCCCTGCCGGCAATGAAAAAAGAATTCTTACATTCAAGGAGCACATGTTTCCCACTGGAAGTGTCCTTGATGTCAGTGTGTCCTACATCGAAAGTCCAAATGACTTCTGGTGCCAACTAGTACAAAATGCAGGGCACTTGAAATTGCTCATGCAtgacatgcaggctcattacgCAGGCAGTGAGTTTCAGCCCAATGTGGAAACAGCTTGCGTTGCTCGCCACCCTGATAATGGAATGTGGTACAGGGCCATTGTAATCCACAAACATGAAACACCTGATGTGGATGTGCTGTTTGTTGACTATGGCCAAACGGAGACCGTCTCCCTTTACGACCTGAGGAGGATCAGCTCACAGTTCCTTGCTCTGCAAGGCCAAGCTTTTCGATGCAGTCTGTTAAACCCTGTTGACCCTACGTCTGCCTTAAATGAGTGGAATGAAGAAGCAGTAGCAAGGTTCCACAGCTTTGTGGAAACTGCGGCATCCAACTTCGTGATTTTGAAGTGCACCATATATGCAGTCATGTACAGTGAGCAGAAGATTCTTTTCAACGTTGTGGATCTAGAAACTCCCTTCGAGAGTGTCTGCACCAGTATGGTCAATCTAGTCAAGGGTGCACCTCCAAAGAATGCTGCTGGGCCACCTTTCCGTCTCGACACATACTACTACTCAACGCACAATGTCAAAACTGGAACAGAGGAACAGGTCACAGTGACATGTGTGAACAATGTCAGTCAGTTCTACTGCCACCTCAAGAGGAACGCTGACGTGATAAACGATCTCAAGACCAAAGTAAGCAATCTTTGTCATCAGCTTGAGACTGTCAAGCTCCCAACAGTTTTTGGAACTTTGTGCTTCGCGAAGTACACTGATGGGCAGTGGTATAGGGGACAGATCAAGGCCACAAAGCCAGCAATTCTGGTTCACTTTGTGGATTATGGTGACACTATTGAAGTGGAGGAATCCGACTTGTTTCCAGTTCCCAGAGAGGCTAATGACATCATGTCTGTGCCTGTGCAAGCAGTTGTGTGTAGTCTCTCTGATGTACCTGTCGATGTTCCCAGTGAGGTGAACCGCTGGTTTGAGACAAGTGCAACGGAATGTAAATTTCGAGCACTAGTAGTGGCCCGAGAACCTGATGGGAAACTGCTGGTTGAGCTGTATCATGGAAACACTCAGATTAATTCAAAGATCAAGAAGATGTTTCAGATCGAGATGCACACAGAAGAGAATGTTGTCCACCAGGGTCGGAGAGCACTTGAGGCTTCAGCAAATCATGCCAAAAAGACACTAAAAGTTGTCCCAAAACAAGCTGCAGAAATGGGAAATCACACGCAAACAATCCACACAGATGTCTCTGCCACAAAACCAGCACGTCAAATGAGGAATGGCGGCATGAATCTGCAGCCTGCACCAAAGCCTTTGCGCAATGTTTGTGAAAATGGTCAGAAGGTCAGAGCTGCTCCGTTAGAGCTCTACATACCTCCACACCAAAGGCAGTCATGTACAGGGACACCAAGTAATACAGGAAATGGTTCTGAGCCGACAGGTGCCTATTTCAAATCAAGAAAAAGTCTTcccacagaaattgaacagcTCAAGTCCAAATCACCTGACACAGAATCTGCGAAGGAAAGCAATGCTGAAAAATTCCCTAAACTTGCAGACCTGCCGTCAAATTCTATCACATCAGACATGGAAGAAGATGTTTACCTCTCGCACTGCAACAGCCCATTGAGTTTCTATGTGCAACTTgtcagagaggaggatggaATATTCTCCCTTGTGGAAAAACTTAATGATCCCAAATCCACCCCCCAAACCAACGACGTCAAAGACGTGCATCCAGGTGACCTTGTTCAAGCGGAGTTTGCAGATGATTCCTCATGGTATCGAGCAGTTGTAAGAGAGATCCACGGCAAAACGATGGCTCTTGTTGAGTTTGTTGATTTTGGAAATACAGCAATGATGCCAATTTCCGAGATGGGCAGACTCCAGAAGTCTTTCTTGCAGCTTCCCATGTACAGCATACACTGCATTCTGAGCGAAGCTGCAGGTATTGGAAAAGAGGAAGTGCTTGATCCGGAAGTAGTGTCAGCTTTCAAAGAGGACATTGGTGGTGTTGGAGAAAAGGTGCTCATGTGCCACTTTATCAGGCAGTTGGGATCTGCATGGGAAGTCCATCTTGAAGACCGTGGTGTAAATATCACGTGTAAAGTACCTACTAGATGCTCAACTGAGAAACTTGAACAAGCCAAGGAACAACCTACCCAGAACTCTGACATCAGGAACATGCCAGAGAACTCAGAGAGATCGCTACTGAACTCCTGCTCTCTATGTTACCACCAACAAGAGTTTTTAGAGGGACACAAGTTAGAGGTCTACATCACAGCTGTAAATAATGCTCAGACCTTTTGGAGTCAGCCTGCAGACTCAGAAGAGCTTGATAAGATAACATCAAGTGTCTCAGAAGTGGGGGATGCAGCCGATCGCAAACCTATTGACCCAGGCTCTCTCTCCCCTGGAAGGCCATGTATTGCTCTCTTTTCAGACGATGATTTTTGGTACCGCGCAGAGGTCATTGACAAAGATGGAGATGAGCTGTCTGTTCTCTTTGTGGACTATGgaaacaagtcccaagtcaatgTTACAGATGTGAGGGAAATGCCCCCTGACCTGATTGATACTCCTCCACAGGCATTTTTGTGCGAGCTTGAAGGCTTTGATGCTTCATGTGGATACTGGGACAGTGGTGCAGTAGATGAACTGTCAGCGCTTACAACAGACAAAGCGTTACAACTGACTGTCACCAAAGTAACAAGAGAAGAAGGAAAAGTCAAATGCTTTGTGCGGATGGAATGTGAGGGCCAGGTGATAAATGAGGCACTGAAAACCTGGTGGAAGAGCTCCATTGAGGAAAATGAACCTGCAGAGACACCACTGCAATGTGACTCAATTGGGAAAGAGACTGCACTACCCGAGGATCAACTAGAGTATCCCGAAGGCCAAGATATGGATACTGCtgatgcctgtattcaccctaaGAGAGACCACAGTGAAAAGCATAGCACTGGCAAGCTTGTTGACCCCCACGCAGATATTTTGCCATGTGATAGTGGCATTGATGAAACCATGTTATCTCCACTTGATAACAAAGGTGACCAAGGTATATTGGACTTGAGCTATGACAAGAGTGCGGTAGAAACCCACAAAAGCACTGAAGAAGAGGAGTTTTCAGTGATGGACATTATTGGGCCGCATGACTTAAATTCTCCATTGGATGAGAACCCTAGGGAGGCCATGGTGGAGTCAGAGATCGCAACGACTGACTTGGAGTCTCTGCCAGGAGAGGTTCATACCGACAGCATGGAAAGCAGCTTTGACATCATTCATTTTACTG GTCCAACTGAGGCAAAAGATGACAGCAAGGTTACCATTGCAAGGCATAATTCTCTTACCAGTATGACAACAGTGAAAATG GTTTCCCGTGAAGCTTTTCGTCCCAGGGAGGAGCATAACATTTCTGAAGACTTCAAGCAG ATAAAGACTGAATTGACGCTGCCCTCTTGTGTTCTTCCTGCGTTTG ATACTCGTACAGAGCAGGAAATTGCCACTGAGGATGGTGTCCCAAAGGAGGTGCCATGTGTTACCACACATTATGAG AATGACTTGAAGACTGGACAGGAGACCATGGCTCATCACAAGGATGCATATTCAg CCCTGCTAGCTGATTCTGACACAGCAGCCAGTGAGCCACAGACCTGCACAGCTCCCTCTCAAGATTTG GGTGACCGGGTTGAAGAGGCGACCTGTTCTGTTGAGGAGGAGGCAGCGACCTGTTCTGCTGAGGAGGTAGCAGACTGTTTTGTTGAGGAGGCGGCGGCGACTTGTTCTGTTGAAGAAGAGGTGACCTGTTTGGTTGAGGACGAGGCGGCGACCCGTTCCGTTGAGGAAGAGGCGACCTGTTCTTTTGAAGAGGAGGCGACCTATTCTTTTGAAGAGGAGGCGACCTATTCTTTTGAAGAGGACAAGACCTGTTCGTTTGAAGAGAAGGCAACCGGTTCTTTTGAAGAGGAGGCGACCTGTTCTTTTGAAGAGGTCAAGACCTGTTCGTTTGAAGAGGACAAGACTTTTTCGTTTAAAGAGGACAAGACCTGTTCGTTTGAAGAGGACAAGACCTGTTCGTTTGAAGAGGAGGCAACCGGTTCTTTTGAAGAGGAGGCGACCTGTTCTTTTGAAGAGAACAAGACCTGTTCGTTTGAAGAGGAGGCGACCGGTTCTTTTGAAGAGGAGGCGGCAGGTTGTGTCGAAGAGGAGGCAACCGGTCCTGTCGAGGAGGAGGCGACCGGTTCTATCAAGGAGAAGACGACCGGTTCTGTCGAGGAGGAG GCGACCGGTTCTGTCGAGGAGGGGGCGACCTGTTCTGTCCACGAGGAGGAAGCGACCGGTTCTGTCGTCGAAGAGGAGGCGACCTGTTTTGTCGTCGAGGAGGAGATGACTTGTTCTTTTGAAGAGACCTGCTTGACAGATGTCTGCATAG ATCCAAATGAGCCACGTGATGACGGTGAAGTCACCAGTGCAAGAGATGATTGTCTCAGCAGTATGACAGCAGAGGAAATG GTCCAAAATGAATCACTGCTTCCTCGTAGGGAGCTTCCGCAACAATTAACTG